The Calothrix sp. PCC 7507 DNA segment CTTATTTGTTCCAACAATTAGAGCAAATTCCCCAAGTTCGGATTTACGGCCCCAAGCCAGATGCTAACGGAGAAGGTAGAGCCGCCTTAGCTGCATTCACAACCGCAGCAGTCCACGCCAACGACTTATCTACATTATTAGATCAAGAAGGCATTGCCATTCGTTCTGGACACCATTGCACTCAACCATTACACCGCCATTTAGGGCTTTCAGGAACTGCAAGGGCTAGTTTATCTTTCTACAACACCCGCGAGGAAATTGATATTTTCATCAAAGTGTTGAAAGAAACCCTTGACTTTTTTGCTGGTTTCCTTGATTAATGTAGGGTGGGCAATGCCCACCTTTATTTTATTGCTCACGCAGAGACGCAAAGGCGCAGAGAATTAGCTAATTGGGCAAGTGGTTGAAATTGATTTGAGTGAATATTATATTAATAACATAGGTAAAATTATCGGGATTTTATCTAATATTGTGACGGAAGAAGTGTTTTAATATGCTAGTAACGTCAACGCCTGCTGAACAAAGAACAGTGCTACACAACGTTAGCTGGGAAACCTTTGAAGCCTTGCTGAGAGATACAGGTGAGGATAGAGGCTCTAGGTTTGCTTATGACTGCGGTGTTTTAGAAATCATGACTCCACTTTTTGAACACGAAAATCCTAAAAGTAATTTTGGTAATTTTATTGTTGCTTTAGCTGAAGAATTAGATATTGAAATCAGAAGTGCTGGTTCTACAACATTGAAGCGGAAATTAGCCAGAAGGGGAATAGAACCAGATACTTGCTATTATATCCAGAATGAATTAGCTATGAGAGGTAG contains these protein-coding regions:
- a CDS encoding Uma2 family endonuclease — protein: MLVTSTPAEQRTVLHNVSWETFEALLRDTGEDRGSRFAYDCGVLEIMTPLFEHENPKSNFGNFIVALAEELDIEIRSAGSTTLKRKLARRGIEPDTCYYIQNELAMRGRETLDLENDPPPDLAIEIDITSSSVNKFNIYGALGVTELWRYDGQNLKFHQLIEGQYVECKFSIAFPLVSVSEISRFIEQSKSMGEIALLKSFRAWIRKKIN